From Rana temporaria chromosome 7, aRanTem1.1, whole genome shotgun sequence, the proteins below share one genomic window:
- the LOC120944869 gene encoding FKBP12-interacting protein of 37 kDa-like — protein MSSYEVSRYVLKCQKERDDALRREESARDKLKHLEVSTRSQVQELKNKVKDLTSENKSLHRTVKKLRTEVGLEGNPKFKGKVTKDIIKELHEMQDQCSQLKEDNHLLSVQLREMVPAIAQNHKQKAELQTQLQDAKNQMEDLSNENAHLSQLLQESCKEKEDIERTYLMFKKSIEDAKKVVHRSVQTTTSIPVTLQPTYKKVSRESSSSQASQVFMEKKNTSSEASISPPVSNGSTPKPYYKTVRNQSS, from the coding sequence ATGTCCTCATATGAAGTAAGTCGTTATGTGCTTAAGTGCCAGAAGGAAAGAGACGATGCCCTCCGCAGAGAGGAGTCAGCCCGGGACAAACTAAAACATCTTGAAGTTTCCACTCGCAGCCAGGTCCAAGaactaaaaaataaagtaaaggaCCTGACCAGTGAGAATAAAAGTCTTCATAGGACTGTGAAGAAACTGCGGACAGAGGTGGGTCTGGAGGGAAATCCCAAATTCAAAGGCAAAGTGACAAAGGATATCATCAAGGAACTGCATGAAATGCAGGATCAATGCTCCCAGCTGAAGGAGGATAACCACCTGCTCTCTGTTCAGCTGCGGGAAATGGTCCCAGCCATTGCTCAGAACCACAAGCAGAAAGCAGAGCTGCAGACCCAGCTACAGGACGCTAAAAACCAAATGGAAGATCTATCAAATGAAAATGCCCATCTTTCTCAACTTCTGCAAGAGAGTTGCAAAGAGAAAGAGGACATAGAGAGGACATACCTCATGTTCAAAAAATCCATCGAAGATGCCAAGAAAGTTGTACACCGTTCTGTACAAACCACCACCTCGATCCCTGTAACTTTACAACCCACTTACAAGAAAGTTTCCAGGGAATCCTCTAGTTCTCAGGCATCCCAGGTTTTTATGGAGAAGAAAAATACCTCTTCGGAAGCAAGTATATCTCCTCCAGTCTCTAATGGCAGCACACCAAAGCCATATTACAAAACTGTGCGAAACCAGTCCTCATAG